In Sulfitobacter albidus, the following proteins share a genomic window:
- a CDS encoding Flp family type IVb pilin, whose amino-acid sequence MTNNLKNAFARLRRDEEGATLVEYGIALGLAVTLGAGALLTLSGDVGETMGKASGALEKIEEPADEPTS is encoded by the coding sequence ATGACAAACAACCTGAAAAACGCATTTGCCCGTCTGCGCCGCGATGAAGAGGGCGCAACCCTCGTCGAATACGGCATCGCACTGGGCCTTGCGGTCACACTCGGCGCCGGTGCGCTGCTGACACTCAGCGGCGACGTGGGCGAAACAATGGGCAAAGCCTCTGGCGCTCTGGAAAAAATCGAAGAGCCCGCCGACGAGCCCACTAGCTAA
- a CDS encoding A24 family peptidase → MIDTVFWLAAPTAILMHVVYTDLRYRRIGNESVAALGLIFVLGCLLSGPPDDVTGRMVAAAVVFGLCFLAFAARLLGGGDVKLLPVVFLFIPVDGVAAFVLALSAFVVVTFTVLKMARPHVGRMMPDWAGITVPGRYAMGPTIALSFIFYKYIGIFARSVVQSYPG, encoded by the coding sequence GTGATCGACACCGTGTTTTGGCTGGCGGCGCCGACGGCGATCCTGATGCATGTTGTCTACACGGATTTGCGGTATCGCCGCATCGGCAACGAAAGCGTCGCCGCCCTTGGCCTGATCTTTGTACTGGGCTGTCTGTTGTCCGGCCCTCCCGATGATGTCACCGGCCGGATGGTCGCCGCCGCTGTGGTCTTTGGACTGTGCTTTCTTGCGTTTGCAGCGCGTTTGCTGGGAGGGGGGGACGTGAAACTCCTCCCGGTTGTGTTTCTTTTCATTCCCGTCGACGGGGTCGCCGCCTTTGTCCTGGCCCTGTCCGCCTTTGTTGTGGTCACCTTCACTGTGTTGAAAATGGCACGCCCCCACGTCGGGCGGATGATGCCGGATTGGGCGGGGATTACGGTGCCCGGCCGCTATGCCATGGGCCCGACGATTGCACTTTCATTCATATTTTACAAATATATCGGTATCTTTGCGCGGTCCGTCGTTCAATCATATCCGGGATAA
- a CDS encoding helix-turn-helix transcriptional regulator gives MNDLTDVMPFHGATDLHARIAQALALVTDWNGALAGHLPISSVLSVFARQCGAANAEVLRLARDRVLPVAAVVGDLDRTQPTLSSGRLLRYLRDTRLDTLTPGSLWLLSDLMLEDAFSASHAGQEWRARGDLSGVHVIILEATAVQIDAIEMHFARPPKEDPEMPPLLIARALADGWGLRSPGLIARTIRSFGRTRGPVTDEPDGAILGERNRCGLSRSERRVCQLLAGGAKAKDIAEALDISIPTVRTHLRNIYAKTETSGQVELLAMISSERDRQG, from the coding sequence GTGAACGACCTGACGGACGTGATGCCGTTTCACGGCGCGACCGATCTGCATGCAAGGATCGCCCAGGCGCTCGCGCTTGTGACCGATTGGAATGGTGCGCTTGCGGGGCATCTGCCGATTTCTTCGGTACTTTCGGTATTCGCGCGCCAATGCGGCGCGGCCAACGCCGAGGTTCTGCGGCTGGCGCGCGACCGGGTATTGCCGGTTGCCGCAGTGGTGGGCGATCTGGACCGGACACAGCCGACGCTCAGCAGTGGGCGGCTGTTGCGCTATCTGCGCGATACCCGGCTCGATACGTTGACGCCGGGATCACTTTGGCTCTTGTCCGATCTCATGCTCGAGGATGCCTTTTCCGCGTCCCACGCCGGGCAGGAATGGCGCGCCCGGGGCGATCTGTCGGGCGTGCATGTTATCATCCTCGAAGCGACCGCCGTGCAGATCGACGCGATCGAGATGCATTTCGCCCGACCGCCAAAGGAAGATCCCGAAATGCCGCCTTTGTTGATCGCACGTGCACTCGCCGATGGCTGGGGTCTGCGCAGTCCTGGTCTGATTGCCCGCACCATACGAAGTTTTGGCCGCACCCGGGGGCCCGTAACCGATGAGCCGGACGGCGCCATCCTGGGGGAGCGGAATCGCTGCGGGCTCAGCCGCTCCGAACGCAGGGTCTGCCAATTGCTGGCGGGAGGGGCCAAGGCAAAGGACATCGCCGAGGCGCTTGATATCTCTATCCCGACGGTGCGGACCCATCTGCGCAACATCTATGCCAAGACAGAGACATCCGGCCAGGTCGAGCTGCTTGCCATGATCAGTTCTGAGCGGGACCGACAGGGGTGA